A window of Desulfobulbus oralis genomic DNA:
CTGGGCGGCATGAACTCCATCCGGGGTTTCAAATCGGCCAAGATCAGTCCCAGGGATCCGGTCACCGGTGAGCGCATCGGTGGCGATAAGATGTGGTATGTCAACCTGGGCATCATCTTCCCCCTGGTCAAAGATCTGGGCCTGGACGGCGAACTCTTCACCGACTTCGGCAACGTATACGACGTGGACGACGACTGGGACTTCGGCGACTACAAGAAAACGGCTGGTCTTGGCATCAACTGGGCTTCGCCGCTTGGGCCGCTCCGTCTGGCCGTTGGTTTCAATCTGGACAAAAAGGACGACGAGGACAGCTCCACCTGGGATTTCAGCATCGGCGGCAGCTTCTGATTCGTCCACTCCCCGCCATTCATGCAGACCATTCTTGCCCGCCTGCAGGAAGGGCAGACCGTTCCCACAGCCATATCGGGATGTACCTCCGCCTCGGCAGCCTTGCTTCTGGCAAGGCTGCTGGCCGCGGGCAAGCGCAGTCTCTGCTGCCTGCTGCCTTCGGAAGAAGAGCTGCAACTGCTGGCGCAGGACTTTGCCTTCTTTTCCGCCAGCCCGCTTCTGCTCTTCCCTGGAACCGGCATTCCGCCCTATACCGTACTCAAGCCGGAAATGGCCGCCTGCGGCGAACGGGTGAGTACACTCTACCAGGTCCGGAATCTGCAGGAGCCGGCTCTGATTTTGAGCACTGTCGAGGCGGTCTGCCGGCGCCTGCCGAGCCCCCAGCACCTGAATACAAAGTGCGAACTGCTCATCGCGGGGGAAGACGCAGACCGGGATGCGCTGATTGCCTTTGCCCTGGCCAGCGGCTACCAGCCCTGCGAACTGGTGCGGCAGGAGGGCGATCTGGCTATCCGGGGCGGCATCATCGACCTCTACCCACCCTCCTGGCATGGCGAATCGGTGGGGCCCCTGCGGCTGGATTTTTTCGGCGACACGGTCGAATCCATTCGGACCTTTGACCCTGCAAGCCAGCGTTCCACCGGCGAACTGGCCGAGGCCATCCTGCTGCCCTGCTCGGAACTGCTCTACCCGGATGACCCGGCCGGGCAGGCCCGCATGCTGGAGGCTTTTGACAGGCTCCGCGACGGCCTGCAAGCACCGGCCCAGGCAAATGCCGGCGTCCGCGAGCATCTGCAGCTCCGGCAGCGCTTTGCCGGAATGGACATGCTGGCCCCCATGCTGACAGGTGCGGACGGACTGCGCTCCTTTTTTGAATACCTGCCCGCGACTTGTTCTTTGCTCCTTTTCGACGCCCCTGCCTGCCGGCGGCGCGCCCGTCTGTTCTTTGAGCGCGTAGACGCCAATTTTGCCGCAGTGCAGACTCAGGGCATGGCAGTCTCGCCTCCGGAAGAGCTTTTTCTTGCCGAATCCGAGCTGCTGGCCGTACTCGGCAAGCGCACGCTGGTTCATCTGATGCGGCTGCCCGATCCCGAAGCCCTGACGGCGCCCCTGCCCCTGCCGGTCAAAAACCACAGTCTGCTTGCCCAGGAAATGACGCTTTCGCGGCAAAAGCAGGGCATACTTGGGCCCCTCGCCACGCATATCAAGGAGTGGCAGGCGCGGGGCGAAAGTGTCCTGCTCGCATGCCGGTCGCTCAGGCAAGCCGGACACCTGCAGAGCATGCTGGCCCAGCACCAGGTGGACGCTGCCTGCCCAGGCCGTTCCTACGCCGCCATGACCTCCATACCCAGGGCTCAGGTCATCTGTCTGGCCGCGCCCCTCTCCCAGGGCTTTGACCTGCCACATGAGCAACTGCACATTCTCTCCACCGCGGAACTTTTTGGTGACAGGCGGATATCGCCGCGGCGGAGCGGCAGGAATGCGGGCCCCGATGCGCCAGCCGTCCAACTGGAGCAGTTGCATAAGGGCGACATTGTCGTACACGCAGATCACGGCATTGCACGCTTCGAGGGGCTGGTCAACCTGAACTATGCGGGTGTGCACGGTGATTTTTTGCTGCTCCTGTTCCGCAACGACGACAAACTCTACGTGCCGGTGGACAGGCTCCACAAGGTCGGCAGGTACAAGGGCCTGAGCGAACAGGAGCCCAGGCTGGACCTGCTGGGCTCGCAGCACTGGCTCTACACCAAAAAAAAGGTCAGCGACGCGGTCTGGAAGATTGCCCAGGAACTGCTCGACATCTATGCAAGGCGGGCCATGCGCCAGGGGCACCGCTTTTCTGGGCCGGGCGAGTTTTATCGCGAGCTGGAGGAGTCTTTCCCCTACGACGAAACCAGCGGCCAGCTCAAGGCCATTGGCGAGGTGCTGGATGATCTCTGCAAAGCCCGACCCATGGATCGGCTCATCTGTGGTGACGTTGGCTACGGCAAAACCGAGGTGGCGGCCAGAGCGGCATTCAAGGTGATCGAGGACGGCTATCAGGTGGCGATCCTGGTGCCAACGACCGTGCTGGCGGAGCAGCACCTGGCGACCTTCAGGGAGCGTTTTGCCACCTTTCCGGTACGCATAGCCTGCCTGAATCGCTTCCGCACCCGTGCCGAGCAGAAACAGATCATCGGCGATCTGGGCACGGGCAAAATCGACATCGTTATCGGAACGCACCGTTTGCTGTCCAAGGACATCAGCTTCCAAAAGCTGGGGCTGCTGGTTGTTGACGAGGAACACCGTTTTGGCGTGGCCCACAAAGAAAAAATAAAAAAAATCAAGGCAAACGTGGACGTGTTGACGCTCACGGCAACCCCGATTCCACGCACCCTGCAGATGTCGCTTGTGGGTATTCGCGACCTTTCCATTATTTCCACCCCGCCCAGGCAGCGACGCCCCGTCAAAACCCTGTTGGCCAAACGCGATGCGCTGATCATCAAGGAGGCCTGCCAACGGGAACTGGAACGGCAGGGACAGGTATTTTTTCTGCACAACCGGGTGCAGTCCATCATGCAGGTGGCGGCCCGAGTCTCCGACTTGGTGCCCCAGGCGCGGGTAGGGGTGGCCCATGGCCAAATGCCCACGGAGGAGCTGGAGAAGGTGCTCGTCCAGTTTATCCACCACAATCTGGATGTGCTTGTCTGCACCACAATCATCGAATCGGGGCTGGATATTGCCAACGCCAATACGATTCTTATCGATCGCGCCGATAGGATAGGCATGGCCGATCTTTACCAGTTGCGTGGCAGGGTGGGCCGCAGCGAGCGTCAGGCCTATGCCTATCTGCTCGTGCCCTCGCTCGAACACCTGAGCAGCGATGCAGAACGCCGGCTCCAGGCCCTGCTCGAGCACTCGGATCTGGGAGAAGGTTTTCAGGTGGCGATGAATGATCTGCAGATTCGCGGTGGCGGCAATCTGCTGGGCATCTCCCAGTCAGGACACGTGGCCGCAGTTGGCTACGACCTGTATTTTCAGCTTCTGCAAGACACGGTGGCCGATCTGCAGGCCCGGAAAAATGGCCGGCAGCCGGAAAACGGCGATCCGGCCTTTGATCCGGAAATCAAACTGCAGGGCGAGGCATTTTTACCGGAAGACTATATCCGGGATACGGCGCTGCGTTATCAGATGTACCGAAAACTGTCCTACGCAGGCAGCGGCAGCGCGGAAGAGCTCAGCGCACTGGCGGAGGAATTGGAGGATCGCTTTGGCCCATTGCCTGCACCCGCCCAGGCAATGTTCACCATCATTGCCATCAAGCAAAGACTAACTGCACTTCGCATCAGACGTCTGGAGCAAGGGGCTCAAAGGCTGCTCTTCTGCTTCGACGAGACAACAACAGTATTACCGGAAACGATCCTGGCCTATGTGCAGCAACAAAATGTGAGCAGGAGCAAGAATGCCCTCTGCCGCTTTACACCCGAGGGCCACCTCATCGTACCGCTTGATCAAACCACCAAGGTGATGGCAACCATTGATCATGTGCTGACAGCGCTGGCTGCCGGGCGTTCGGAAAGGCAGGGGTCAACCGCAAACAGCGCAGCACAGCGCTTATCTGGCGGAGCCATCCAGAGCACTTTATAAAATACAAAGGGGACCAATTTCTTGGTCCCCCATAAAGGTCAACTCAGCCACTGCTACTGGGCAGATCCTTTCTTCTTGTTGGAATGCGCTTTTGCATTGCCCGGTTTGGCATGTGCCGCTGCTGCTTTCGGCGCTGGATGGGTGTTCTGCACAGGCATTGCACTGATCTGCTGCTGCAAGTCATCCTTCAGGGTCGCAATTTTTAAATGCAACTCTTGAACGTTTCCGCTGAGATCACCTTTAAGAGCATCCATCTGATTTGCCAAGTCTGCAGAAGCGCTCACGCGCTGTTCCATTTCCGCAAGTCTTATGGCAATATCGTCCAATCTGCTGATGGCTGCCTCAAAATGCTCATCTCGTTGCGCTGCTGCATCCAGACCTGCCTGTATCAGGGCCATTTTTTCTGCAAATTCCTTTTTTGCAGCATCCTCATGCTGTTGCAAAATGAGGTGCAGCTCATCCAGTTGCTGGCTTTTTACAAAGTGTGCTGCATTTGCTTCCAGGGACTGCACAGTAGAATCAATCGAAGAAAGGCGAGTTTCAAGTCGCTGAAGAGTTTCAGGCAGACTCCGGGTTACTACTGGTGCTTCAGGGGGCTCAACGGAGGCGCAGGCAGAGCCGCAACACGCTTCAGCTCCAGCAAAGTTTCCAAAATACTGGGGAGCAACAAACGTTAAAATTCTCCTCACCTGCGTGCAGGCAAGAAGCTTCGTCCGGGCTGCGACTTCTGCGCCCTGTGACCTGTTCACAAGGTACGCGGAGGCGACATAGATGCATAGCATGACCGCAATGCAAAGCGCCACACCAATAACCAAACCGATAATCCAAAATACGAGCTGGAAAATGGTTACCAGGATGAGGCCAATCGAATGAAATATACCGCTACCAGGATGGGCCAAGGTCAGTTGCGCCACAAGGCTAAACAGCAGAAAAATGATGCCAGCGCTGGCAACGGCACACAGGGATGCATTTTTTTTCATTTCGAACCACCATGCAAGTTAAATGAGCTCTGAAAAAACGCTTGTCTCCAGCAAGCAGAGTTGTGCAGGCGAATCTCGTTCAGCCTTCTTTGCACTGAAAGCTTTTAGTCTACTGTCTTATTAAAAATTAGGCAAGCGGGAGAAAAAAATGAAGGGAACGATCACTTGACCGTCCCCTTCCTTTCTTGACCGTAAAGTCACAGTGCGGCGCTTAGCGCCGTGTAGAACGCGCACCTCTTTTATTCAGGCTCGCCTCCTTCTCGCGTGCCATTGCCTGCGCGCCCGGGTTCAACTTGTAGAGAAAGTCATCCATCAGTACATGCACAGCCTTTTCAGTCGCACTTTCAAAAAGCGCATCATACTGATAATCAGCCAGGACCGATTGTGGTGAGACTTTCACATCGATTCGGTTTGTCCACACCACTTCACCGTTGTAGGCATCCTGTACCCACATGCGGAGCTGCACCACTGCCTGGGGGATATCCCCAGCATTGTAGGCTATATTGCCCAACCCTGCACCGATAGCACCCCACACAATTGTATTTCCGTTCTTACCGCCAGAAACACCAAGAATTGATTTATTCGCTTTATTATACGGCCAGTTGTTTGATTCATTTCCATAGATTGCGCCTAGTGCGCCACCTGCTACCATACTACCCAACTCGTCATACGTATCAGAGCTGGCCTGCCCAAAGGCAAGCTTGTTGGTTACACCAGCTACAAAAGTGACAATGCCTTTTTTCCACGGAGCCCAGCTTGGATCCTGACGCGTCTTATATTGAATGATGCTCCCTCTGACAACATAATCAGCCGCAAAGTTTTGCCCCAATTGTGAGATCTCTGCCTGATCCAGACCTAAGGTACCCGGAGAATCGGTAGCGGGATTGCCAAAAGAATTCGAACGAGCGCTACGCTTATAGCGCTCCAATTCCTTCTGCATACTCGAAGACCAGCCACCGTTACGAAGTTCATAATCAATAGAGCGTGAGGTGTTCTCAGAGTACGCAACTACGTTAATTATGTTACGGTTGATCAGATAGCGGAACACATCCTCTTCAACAGGTACCAAAAAGCCATTCTGAGCAAAGCGGTCGGTCAGATTTGCGCTGATGAATAAATTACGCCGATAGGCGGACTCAATATCATCTGCATCCGTATAATCTGCAAAGGGCAAGACAACAACACGCCTGTTTTGACCGATATTAGTCTTCAATTCAGGGTTAATTTTTAAGGATTCCTGCACTGAGGTACCACAGCCAATTAGGGCAGACACGCAAAAAGCGGAAAAAACAAATGCTAATGGTTTCATTATTCGCACCTAAATTAAGTGAAGAAGATTATAAGTTGCTCCAAATATAATCAAATGATCTTTGGCGCCAACAGAATCACAAGCTCCCGCTTTCTGACAGCTTTATCCTCATAACCAAAGAGGTACTTAATAAGTGGAATCTTGCCAACCACTGGAGCAAACTGCTCTTTTTTCTCGGTAGCAGTATCAATTAAGCCACCAATGACCAGCATTTCCCCGTCACCTACTTGAACAGTGGTTGATAGCTCTCGCATTGTTATGACCGGGAGACCAATTTCTGCAGCATTGATTCCTACAGTTCTGTATGGGATAGCATCACCCTCCAATTCAGTGGTCACCGGTGTTAACTGCATAATCATGCTGTGATCATCAGTAATTGTTGCAATGACACCCATGGAGACTCCTTCCACGATGCTATCCGTTTCAACTGTATAGTTGTGTTCATTACTGTCGCCATCATAATCATCCTCAATAGAGGAAATATATTTTCGCACCTTACCAATACTAATAATTGCAGGTTGCCCATTCAAAACGGTCAATTTTGGATTCGAAAGAATGTGCGTTTCCCCTTGTTCATTTAAGGCATTAATTAGCACGCTAAAATCAGCATTTGGCATGGAAATTTTGCTCACAAAGCGATTCGAACCAGTCCACGGGTACACCTGACCGTTAGTGCCAAAGGCTACGGTACCTGTAACCTTAAAGCTCTCCAACACGCTCCCCCAGTCCAAACCAATTTTGGTTCGATCTGACAGATAGACCTCAATTATTTTGGCCTCAATGGCAATCTGGCGATAAAGTTCCTTTTTGAGGTTTGCAAAGTAATTTTCGACCGTTGCCATAACAGATGGCTTGGCCGTAACTGTCACGTTACCAGTCGCCTTGTCTACAATATAGAATGCGCCATCTTCAGCGCGCTGTCCGCTTTCGCCTTGCTTTGCTTTCTCACTCTTCACCACCGCAGGCTTGCGGGCCCGTTGGGGCAGCGGATTGCCAGTCTGTTCTGCCGCAGCGATTTCAGCCGCTGCCTCCGCAGCTTGTGCTTTACTTTCGGCTAGTGCAGCGCGTTCGGCAGCAGCCACATTCAAAATGACATCCAAGTTCTTTTGAACATTTTCCCAGATGTCAAAGGGGTTCTTCTCGCTGTTCAGTTTTACAACCCCCTCTGTTGCGGTAGTCACTTGTCCCTGCGTGGGAAGAAAATTGCCCCCAACCTTGGACGTATAATCACCTTTGACGTAGGGCACACCGACATGAAAAACCTTGGTCGTTTTGTTCTTGACCACAATGGTTTTGCCGTTCATCTCGTAAAAATAGTCAGCCTGGCGCAGCAGGTTGGCAACTGCGTCCTGAAACAGATCCTGAGCATTGATATCGACATCAACCAGGTAATTCTGATCAACGTCACTAGCCCAGCTGACTGTCATGCCCTTGAGGTTTGCCAATCTTTTCAGTACGTCCCAGAGCGGCTGCGGCCCTGACGTCGATTTGATCGTTGCGCCTACCCGTATTTGAAACTCCGCCGGCGTATCACCAAGATCATCCCCCAAGGCTGTTCGTGATGCCAAATACCCTGGGTTTTGGTAGCGCGATGGCATTTGGACAGGCTCGTTCATCTTTGTTGGCATGCTGGACATGGCTGACGGGGCGGGAGTTTCTTGCTTACCACCCTTTTTTCCACTGCAGGCGCCAAGAGCACAGATCAATGCTAGTGTCGCAAAGATCACCAATGTTTTCTGCAAGTTCATCTCTTTTCTCCGTATGAAATGATCAATTCGCCATACCAACTCTTGCCCTGACGAACCGCGACAGATCAGATGGCAACGCAAAGCCCGAACTCAGAATCTCCCGATAGGCCTGCACAGCCTGGGAACTTGCGCCTTTCTTATCCAGGATCCTTGCCTTGGCCACCATAGCCTCCAAGGTCCTACCATAGAGAGAATCGTGCTTCGCGAGAATTTGCAGGGCAAGATCATATTGGCGAGCTTCTTCACGAAATAGGGCATAACTCAGAAGTGCCTCCTGACTAGGGCTGTCACCCTGCACACACATATCGAAGTAAGAAGCTGCAGCCTGCATGCTACGCATATTGGCCGAGGCAATAGCTGCGTTGAGGGCAGCTACACGATCCTTTTTATTGATTGCCAAAGCACTCTTGGCGTATTGTAGGGCTTTGGCATTCTGCCGCAATTCCACCAGGTAGATAGCCGAGATCCTATTCGCCAGCTTGGCATTGGAACTCCACTTCTCAAAGGCCTGTTCATAGGCCTGCACAGCCATGGTCGGATTGTGTGCCTTCTCAAACTCGCGGCCCCTGGCAATCAGTTGCGAGGCCTCAACCAGGCCCACAGGCTGCTGTTCCATCTGGGTAATCACCAAAGCGTCCTGCTGGGCTATGTCTTCATCAGCCTGGAAGGAGAGTTTGCTTACGGTTTTGTTTGGCCAGATAAACTCCTTTGACTTTGGGTAGATAACGATGGTGTTGTAACGCTCCTCTTTTTTCAGGTCCTTCAGATTCAGGATAGCGTCAAGAGCAAAATCCCAGGGGACGTCATCAAGGGTCAAGGTCAAAGTGCCCTGAACAGACTCATCCACAATAATGTTTGTTCCGCTGACTTCCCTAAGGAAGCGAAAGACATTGTGGAGATCCATTTTATAAAAATCCACGCTGATTCGCTCGCGCTCATAACCAGAGAAACCAAAGGTCTCGTTGCCCTGGCTGCTGCGCGCTGGGCCTGCCGCCTTGGATGTATCAGGGAGCTGCTTGGCCAGTGCCTTGCCGGAAGCTGCATTCGTTTTGCTTTTGCCCGCCACAGCAGGCTTCTGCAACTCAAAATTCACCAGAATATCCTTGCCATCCTGCTTCGTGGTATAGGGCAATGACTTCTTTAATATGAATTCAAACCGCAAAATCTGAGGACTTGCATCAGCAATTTCCTTGGTCTGCAACTGAATCGGGGTATCTTTGGGAATATCGGCAGTTATCCCGGATTTGAGACTTGCGTTTGCCACATCAATAACGACCCGTGCCGGCTTCGGCAACTCATAGGTCTGATAGGTCAAACTTTCATTGCCTTTAATACGGACTTCCAATGATGCAGCCGATTTCTTGACGGCAATTTCGGTAACCGCAGACTTTTCCCCTTCCTGGGCCTGCACCACCGCGACAAAGGCCAAGCCTACAAAAGCAGCTGATGCAGCGCCCAACCACCGCCGACAGCACTCACGAAAAAGTGCACTATCTCCAAGCCTTTTCATTTACCTTCTCCATCTCTTTTCAGCTTCATGAACACATCTGTCTCTATCTTCTCTCCACCGCGGGTCTGGGCCGTTTCGGTAACTTTCACCTGTTCCTTCTGGATTTCCGTTACCTGACCGTGTCTGCCGATCAGCTGACCCACGGTAATTTTGTAGCCTTTTTTGGTCACATCCTCCACCATGGCTATTCGACCCCGTGGTGTATCCATCACTGCGACTAAACTCAGTTGGGCGGGTTCAAAAAGCTGCATGCCTGTCAGCTCGCCCTCTTCATCCAGCAGCTCGTTCGGATTGACCGACTTGAGCGTAATAAAGGGTTTAAAAGGATCTGGTCTTGATGCAACCTGATATTCATACTGAGGCGCTGCTGCACCCTGCGCTGCATTACCCTGCAGGGGCGCAGCCTCCTCCTGCATGGGAGCTGGTGGTGAACCGCCCATATCTGTATCTGCATCAGAAGGCAATAGAGCCTGGCTTGACGAAGCGTCAATTGCCATAGCTATATTGCCTCCACCAAGCATGATGGACATCACCGCCACAATAATCCTCACAGAGGTACCCAGATGAAAAGCCGATTTTGTCAGATGCTGCATTTTCATGATATCATCCACCCTCTTGCAATAGGACCACTATTTTTTCGCGGCCTGCTTTCCGGCTTGACTTTGCGGAGTTGCAGTAGATTCTACTGTAGAACGATAAGTGACCAGCGTACCCGTTGAAGTCAAAAGAATCTCATCATTTTCCTGTTTCGGCGTGGCCATGCTTAGAGAATCAAGCGTCACAATCCGATCCAGCTTGGACAATTTATCTAAAAATGTACCAACGCTATGATACGGGCCATACAGAGAAATAGAAATAGGAATTTCCGCATAGAATTCCTGCGGGACTTCCGGACCCGGCGCAAAAGACAGGAACTCAAGCCCTGCAGCCTTACCCAAATCTGAGATTGTCCGCAGCAGCTTCGGAATTTCGTTAGTTTTCGGGATATTGACAAGACTTTCATCAAATTTGCGCTGCGTTTCCGCCAACTTGGCCATGAAAGCCGGCATATTGGCAATAGCGCTTTGAGCTTTATGAATTTCCTCGTTCACATCGGCTATCTGCTCTCTTAAACCTTTTTGCTCCTCAATGTTTGGCTCATATACTGCATAGTACATTCCTGCGAGCGGAATCGCGATTGCCAGCAGTAAAACAAAAATCTTAATCTTATTGTCCAGCGACTGATATTGACCATCAATAAAAGAATCAAGTTTATTCTGTCGCGCATTTTTTGCAGCCATGATCCACTCCTTACTGAGCTTTGGCCGGAGCGGCGGCGGGTTGCGTCGGCCCAAGCCTATCTATGGAACTCCGCAGCGTGAATTCCTTAAGATCGCGATCAGCGTATTTTTTCATGTCCGATTTTCCCAAGGTCACATTAGACAAATATGGTGAGTTTTCCAACTCATCCATATATCTGGCTATTGTTTGATTGTCCTGGGACATGCCGGTCACTTCAAGCCCGCTTGAACTCTGTGACAATTGAGTGAGCCACATTCTGTCCGGCGGGGTATGACTCGCGACGTCATCCATGACATGAACGGCTACCCCTGCATTCTTTTTCAGCTCCTTGATTATTGCTATCCTGGTTTCAAGGAGTGCCTGTTGTTGCTCTAATTGTTTGATTTTATTCAATTCATCATTATACTTTTCTTTCTCTTCTTGTACTACCTCAAGTTCAGCACGCAATCCTCTCGTCTGGATTACCTGCACGATACCAACAAACGCTAGCGCAGCAATGAACAGACCTACAGTAAGAATGGCCAACATAAGCTCTTTCTTGGCCTTATTCCTACGTCTGATTTCACGGACCGGTAATAAGTTTATCTGTATCATAGTCTTAAAGAGTGGCTGGGCGAATTGCAAGACCCGCTGCAATTGCCATTTCTGGGCCTAAGGCTGCCAAAAATTGGCGATCAAACCTCTTTTCGTCAACCTGAATACGATCAAAAGGATCAAACACCTGAACAGGCAAGTCTATTTCTTTGGCAATGTATTCCGACAGTCCAGAGACCTTTGCCCCCCCTCCGCTCAAAACGATATGGGATAGTGATCTCTTCTGATTGTTAGAGCGATACAAATCGACAGCCTTTCTGATTTCCATCGCCCATTGGCTGCACACCTTGGTAAAAATGCCGCGGATTTTCGCCTCGTGCTCCGGCGCCGCTACCGCGCCCAGTTTAATCTTCTCGGCCAAGTCGTAGTCGACATCCAGATCCACTGCAATGCGATTGGTCAACTGGGCACTGCCCACGGCAACATCACGGGCGACAACAGATACACCATCAGCTATGATGTTAATATTCATCTTGGAGGCACCGATATCTATCAGTGCCACATTAACCTCAGATGAGGTAACTACCCCCCAAATATTGCTGAGAGCGAAACCGTCGACATCGACCAAAACCGGATTCAGCTTCAACGCTGCAAGCATATCAAGATAGTGGTTGACCACTTCCTTCTTTGCCGCCACCAGCATGATATCTTGCCGGTCAGAACCGGCTTTTCGGACCGGTAACCTTTGAAAATCCAAGTAGATGTCCTTGGAGTCAAAAGGAATATACTGCTCGGCTTCCATTGCAATATATTTCCTCAATTCTTCATCAGACATCTGTTCCAGGTTGATCTTTTTTACGATGACAGAATAGCCGGAAATCGAAACGCCTACCTTTTTCCCCTTGACCTGGAGATTTTTCAGCAGGGCGGCAACCGTTTTACCTACAGCCTTGGGCTCTTTCAGATCGCCATCCTCGACCGCTTCGGCAGGCAAAGCTGCACTCCCCGCTGCCAGCAGGCGGTAGCCTTCTTTACCGCTCGGCTGCAGCTGGCACACCTTCACCGCATGCGTACCAATATCAATACCAATTACCAATTCTTTTTTCTTCGCCATGGTCTTCTTATCCGTGTAATGGACTGCTCATGAGCGCCTGTTTCAGATGCTTCCTTTATAGCCCATATGGGTGGTGGTTTGTCAAGGAGGCTTCCCTATTTTTTCATTTTTTTCCCAGAAAAAACGGGATAGTACCGGCTTGCTCCCAGGATTCCCAAGGCAAATTAATGCATA
This region includes:
- a CDS encoding pilus assembly protein PilP — encoded protein: MKMQHLTKSAFHLGTSVRIIVAVMSIMLGGGNIAMAIDASSSQALLPSDADTDMGGSPPAPMQEEAAPLQGNAAQGAAAPQYEYQVASRPDPFKPFITLKSVNPNELLDEEGELTGMQLFEPAQLSLVAVMDTPRGRIAMVEDVTKKGYKITVGQLIGRHGQVTEIQKEQVKVTETAQTRGGEKIETDVFMKLKRDGEGK
- a CDS encoding type 4a pilus biogenesis protein PilO, which encodes MAAKNARQNKLDSFIDGQYQSLDNKIKIFVLLLAIAIPLAGMYYAVYEPNIEEQKGLREQIADVNEEIHKAQSAIANMPAFMAKLAETQRKFDESLVNIPKTNEIPKLLRTISDLGKAAGLEFLSFAPGPEVPQEFYAEIPISISLYGPYHSVGTFLDKLSKLDRIVTLDSLSMATPKQENDEILLTSTGTLVTYRSTVESTATPQSQAGKQAAKK
- a CDS encoding AMIN domain-containing protein, translating into MKRLGDSALFRECCRRWLGAASAAFVGLAFVAVVQAQEGEKSAVTEIAVKKSAASLEVRIKGNESLTYQTYELPKPARVVIDVANASLKSGITADIPKDTPIQLQTKEIADASPQILRFEFILKKSLPYTTKQDGKDILVNFELQKPAVAGKSKTNAASGKALAKQLPDTSKAAGPARSSQGNETFGFSGYERERISVDFYKMDLHNVFRFLREVSGTNIIVDESVQGTLTLTLDDVPWDFALDAILNLKDLKKEERYNTIVIYPKSKEFIWPNKTVSKLSFQADEDIAQQDALVITQMEQQPVGLVEASQLIARGREFEKAHNPTMAVQAYEQAFEKWSSNAKLANRISAIYLVELRQNAKALQYAKSALAINKKDRVAALNAAIASANMRSMQAAASYFDMCVQGDSPSQEALLSYALFREEARQYDLALQILAKHDSLYGRTLEAMVAKARILDKKGASSQAVQAYREILSSGFALPSDLSRFVRARVGMAN
- the mshL gene encoding pilus (MSHA type) biogenesis protein MshL — encoded protein: MNLQKTLVIFATLALICALGACSGKKGGKQETPAPSAMSSMPTKMNEPVQMPSRYQNPGYLASRTALGDDLGDTPAEFQIRVGATIKSTSGPQPLWDVLKRLANLKGMTVSWASDVDQNYLVDVDINAQDLFQDAVANLLRQADYFYEMNGKTIVVKNKTTKVFHVGVPYVKGDYTSKVGGNFLPTQGQVTTATEGVVKLNSEKNPFDIWENVQKNLDVILNVAAAERAALAESKAQAAEAAAEIAAAEQTGNPLPQRARKPAVVKSEKAKQGESGQRAEDGAFYIVDKATGNVTVTAKPSVMATVENYFANLKKELYRQIAIEAKIIEVYLSDRTKIGLDWGSVLESFKVTGTVAFGTNGQVYPWTGSNRFVSKISMPNADFSVLINALNEQGETHILSNPKLTVLNGQPAIISIGKVRKYISSIEDDYDGDSNEHNYTVETDSIVEGVSMGVIATITDDHSMIMQLTPVTTELEGDAIPYRTVGINAAEIGLPVITMRELSTTVQVGDGEMLVIGGLIDTATEKKEQFAPVVGKIPLIKYLFGYEDKAVRKRELVILLAPKII
- the mfd gene encoding transcription-repair coupling factor encodes the protein MQTILARLQEGQTVPTAISGCTSASAALLLARLLAAGKRSLCCLLPSEEELQLLAQDFAFFSASPLLLFPGTGIPPYTVLKPEMAACGERVSTLYQVRNLQEPALILSTVEAVCRRLPSPQHLNTKCELLIAGEDADRDALIAFALASGYQPCELVRQEGDLAIRGGIIDLYPPSWHGESVGPLRLDFFGDTVESIRTFDPASQRSTGELAEAILLPCSELLYPDDPAGQARMLEAFDRLRDGLQAPAQANAGVREHLQLRQRFAGMDMLAPMLTGADGLRSFFEYLPATCSLLLFDAPACRRRARLFFERVDANFAAVQTQGMAVSPPEELFLAESELLAVLGKRTLVHLMRLPDPEALTAPLPLPVKNHSLLAQEMTLSRQKQGILGPLATHIKEWQARGESVLLACRSLRQAGHLQSMLAQHQVDAACPGRSYAAMTSIPRAQVICLAAPLSQGFDLPHEQLHILSTAELFGDRRISPRRSGRNAGPDAPAVQLEQLHKGDIVVHADHGIARFEGLVNLNYAGVHGDFLLLLFRNDDKLYVPVDRLHKVGRYKGLSEQEPRLDLLGSQHWLYTKKKVSDAVWKIAQELLDIYARRAMRQGHRFSGPGEFYRELEESFPYDETSGQLKAIGEVLDDLCKARPMDRLICGDVGYGKTEVAARAAFKVIEDGYQVAILVPTTVLAEQHLATFRERFATFPVRIACLNRFRTRAEQKQIIGDLGTGKIDIVIGTHRLLSKDISFQKLGLLVVDEEHRFGVAHKEKIKKIKANVDVLTLTATPIPRTLQMSLVGIRDLSIISTPPRQRRPVKTLLAKRDALIIKEACQRELERQGQVFFLHNRVQSIMQVAARVSDLVPQARVGVAHGQMPTEELEKVLVQFIHHNLDVLVCTTIIESGLDIANANTILIDRADRIGMADLYQLRGRVGRSERQAYAYLLVPSLEHLSSDAERRLQALLEHSDLGEGFQVAMNDLQIRGGGNLLGISQSGHVAAVGYDLYFQLLQDTVADLQARKNGRQPENGDPAFDPEIKLQGEAFLPEDYIRDTALRYQMYRKLSYAGSGSAEELSALAEELEDRFGPLPAPAQAMFTIIAIKQRLTALRIRRLEQGAQRLLFCFDETTTVLPETILAYVQQQNVSRSKNALCRFTPEGHLIVPLDQTTKVMATIDHVLTALAAGRSERQGSTANSAAQRLSGGAIQSTL
- a CDS encoding PilN domain-containing protein, which translates into the protein MLAILTVGLFIAALAFVGIVQVIQTRGLRAELEVVQEEKEKYNDELNKIKQLEQQQALLETRIAIIKELKKNAGVAVHVMDDVASHTPPDRMWLTQLSQSSSGLEVTGMSQDNQTIARYMDELENSPYLSNVTLGKSDMKKYADRDLKEFTLRSSIDRLGPTQPAAAPAKAQ